Within the Dermacentor silvarum isolate Dsil-2018 chromosome 8, BIME_Dsil_1.4, whole genome shotgun sequence genome, the region TGAAACCTGAGCAAAATCACACATTTGTGAGCAATACTGAGGTAggcagcaaataaaaaaaacagattgaaagaaatattttaaagAAGTCTTACAAATTTCAATTACTGTACTCTTTATCTGCTTATTTATGTATTTAGAATACACTCAACAAAACACATTACCGGGAAAAGTGGTTGCGCAAGATTGTTTTTAAATGCGTGATAAGTTTGAGACAAATGTTACTGCACGTCCATAGTTATTCTAAAATAGATAACAAACATAATAGAAAGATACAGGCAACCATAATAACTATGCAGCGTTTGGCTATGCAAAAACACAGTAGGGCTTGCTTCAAAACATAGCTTTCTTGTCATACGTTGATAATTAATAGCTTATCTTACGGTGTTAGATAATTTTTAACAGTGACTAGGGATGCGGGAAGGTTATTACTCCCTATGGATGTCTTGCTGTTGTAATTTATTTATATGTGTTTTCATAGCAGAGACACAATGTTCGAGTAAAGAATCAGGTGATGTCTTCCTTCGCTTTAGTTGCTGTGGCCTTTTCCCTTTCCCGCTACTTGGCTCCTCGCTAAGACACGTGGCAGAAGatgggcaatgaaaaaaaaatttgttcgctgaaacacaatCTTTCGCGTATGACACAACTTTCCCTCTCGTTTAGATAAGCAGCGTGCCAAGTCATATCAAGCAATTTTCTGGCCCCGTAGATTCGCCGTTCTCGTCTTTCCATATTGCAACGCACCATTTCTTGGTATAGTGATAGCGTATACAGACACTACGAGGAATATAACCGTGACCTTcgttgcagcttttttttttccaacggTTGTCGCCGTGCGGCAGAAGAAGAAAAGTCGCGCCAAACAGTTCAAACGAACCACTTTCCGAACCTGCCGCTCGTCAAGATGAACTGTCATGTGTGTTTTTTCGCGATCATCGCCATTTTCACCGTCAGACTCTGGAGTCCTACAGCGGCTTACAGCGGCGAATCTTCTGTAGAAGTGGTCGACGGTAAGTGGTGCAATTTCGAAAATTTTAATTAACGCCGGCCTTAAAATGTAGCACGTTCGACACAGGTTATAGTACTGAAGGCACGTACTGAAGGACGTAAACTTTTGTAAGCATTAGTTATTCCATTGCCCTTGCTTTATGGTAACTAAAGTGTCTAGCGACAATGAAACCATTTCTTGAAGATTACCCCTGAGGTGGCTAAATCAATGGTGCCTTTTTTCTGCCAAATTTTATCAAACTGATGAAATTTAATCACTGTCATTCTTTTTGCACGTCGAGGCCCGAAATTTATGGCAGATAGGCAGTAGTTTGCTACGCAAACGTATAGTTAATGTAAATTCGATATATGGGCTAGATAGGGCTTGTAAATGTTTTCGATGTTACTTCTGATCAGAAATTAACCATGTCTAAATATTTATTTAGTCCTAATATATCCCCACTTCTTAAATAGCCATCATAATTACTTTATCTGTACGTACTCTTTGCCTCTTAGGCAAATGTGTCTTTCAGAACCGGACCCTCAGCCACCACGAAAATATTCAGTTTGAAACGCCATGCCAAGCTTGGTTCTGTGATACTGAAGCTCACAAAGTGTACATCGGAGGGTAAGTAGTCTCACTATTGCTAAGAAATACATTGCCTTATTGGTGCTGTCAAGTCAGTTAGCGTCTTTGAGCACGAACCATCTCAAACGACCATGACCCTGTAAATTTAACACGAAGAATCTGCGTTACGCGGTGTGGGATAACACGCACGCAATCCTGAGGTCTATTCGTAGAAAGGGGATGAATTACACACGCCTTATAACTAATTTGGATAATGAATGAGAAGAAAACACTGtcaatatattcgtctaaaatgATATTCAAGAAAGTCAGTATGCGCCGTCATCAATTGCATAAATGCCAGAGGGGTCCTTATTAGCATTATATGCACGCCACTGTGGGTTTTGGCGCTCATATCTATATACGCTCATCAAATGTATTTTCTAATTCTTGAGAATGAGGTACTACAATAAATAAAAGTTCAGCATTTGAGGAAGAGGGTGAGTATCGCTTTCGCAGGTAtaccagcgaaaaaaagaaacaccaaatAATTTGATATGCCTTCCTCATTTCAACAACGGCCACTTGTCGCCGTTCTGCTAGGGTTAACTGGGTCATTTTACGGTACACCTGAGCTGATTGAAAAATAGTTTTTGTTTCTCGTAACTATGTCACCTCAGCCTCTATCCTTTTTTTCTGCTTATTGCTGCTATAACTAGGATTTTCATGTGAAATATTTAAATAATAGCAGGCATTCATTCTCACATTCTGCTTGTTTCTATCTTAATGTTTACAATCTGTACTTGAGAAATCCATGGCAGCTCTTAGGTTTTACGCTAGATCATAGATAATTCAGCTAATTAGTTTCGTCACCCTACATTAATGGCGCATTGCAACTATGGGGTGTCTACAAACAAGTCGTATAATTTTCTAAAATGACACTGGGTGCTACCTAGAAGCAAAGGAACATGAGCTAAATATTTGCAAAGAAACCACACTTTCAACAAACTCTGCAATGGCAGAAAAGACATCCCCATGACAATGTCTGACTGTGGAAGCTTCGAGAAGAAGAACATCAAAGATGTAAAACTATGCCTGCCTGGCCGGAAATTATATTGCCATTCACGTAGGCGGCAGCAGCTTGCCATATCCCATGAACTACCACGGTAGGGAACACGACGGAACGCTATGGTTTCTAGAAAcgacacaaaaaataaaaattaagttatggggttttacgtgtcaaaaccacgatctgattatgaggcacgccgtagtggtagACTCCGaaaaatttggaccgcctggaaTTTTTTAACGTGCTTCTAAATCTATGTAAATGgccgcatttcgctcccatcgaaatgcggccaccgtggccggaatgctatcacgcgacctcgtgcttagcagccgaaaGAAACGACCCAGCCTCGAAATTCAATATCGTGAACTTGAATATCTTAGTGCTCCCAACTCACGCTATATAGATTCTAACGACGTCAAATAATGAGAGCAGCAGCCTTTAACGCGGTCATTGTAGCTACTAAAGTGTGATATGGTGGCAATACAATTGTGGGGATTGCAGCGACCTCATCGACTGCTTGCCACAAAAGTTTAAAAAGAAGCCACCACTGCATGATGCAACCGCTGTGATTGTGGAAAGCTGGTCACGTGTTCTTACCTCCATCATGGCGCATGCGTCGCCAATGCTTGATCAAGGGGCAGTCTGCTTCAGGCCAGGCTGGCGCGTGGGCCTACTGCACGCACCGCCGGAGCAAAGTTTAGCTGGCCATTGCTTGAAGGAATTGATGCTTTCGCGAAGTTTGTGGGAAGACAGTAGTCGAGCTTTTTATTCTAATGTCACGTAGTTGTTCCTGTTTTCAAAGTTTAACTAATAAATGATATTTTCTTCCTACGTCAACTGCTCTCGCTTGCGCCTGTTCGTGATTAACGCTACTGGAGAACTCAACGAAGAAGCTAAGTCGTTCATAGTGAGTCATGCAGAACCATTCCAATTACAGCAGCTTTTGTTGCAGGACGAACAATAAGCATCGATTTCACGTTTGGCATGAATCAAATTTCAACACTTCTTATGCCATTTTTAATAATAATATTACCGTAATTTTTTTCAATATTGACCGCACAAAGCGTAAAGGCCGCAGGAGCCGTTTTGGGCTTTAAATAAGATTTTCTTTGATAGTCCGCGTCCGGTGTAAAGTCCGCAGGGACGAACTTCAACAGAATATAGGTGTTTCTTCAGCTTGTCATGAATTAACAGTAGCTAAGCAAAAATTTTATTCTCTTGCATTAAAATGCCAGTTCTTATAAGActgcataataaatataagataTAATCAACAGTAAAAGCCGCGAGAAACCTGCCGCCTGGGCAGCCAGTACATGTGGTGAATAATGTCGTGAATCCCGACGTGAATCATGTCGGATTCGAAGAATGACTTGTTGCTGTCTTAAAGTTTACAATCTGTTATTGAGAAACGGATGACAGCCGTTAGAGTTTACGTTAGAGCATAGCTAATTCAGGTAATTAGTTGGATCGCCCTGCATCAATGGTGCATATAAACTATGGAGTATGGACAAATGAGTTGTATAACGTTAGAAAACGATATTGGTTGCTATTTAGAAAGAAGGAAAACATCAAGGAGAGATAAAAAATAGGAAATGTTAACATGAGCTAAATCTTTGCAATGAAACCAGATTTTTAACAAACGCTGCAATACACTGTGCAACTGCAAAAAGTCCCTACTACAAGTTGTACAAGTTTGTACAATACAACTGTACAAACTTTGTACTAGACGACGATTTAACAGTGGCATGGTGATCATTAGAACTGTTGTGTTTTGCGCATATATAATAAGTCACGTGTAAATGTTTAGCACATCTTGCAACGAGGTTATGCGCATAAGCTCACAAATCCAAACACTGGAAAGCAGCCACTTTACCCATTGCGAGCTGCATTAACTTGGATATTCTCACGGTGTTTCACAGTGTACGGCGTGTATTTCATACATCCTAACAATATCACTAGCTGCAAGTATAAGCTGGTAATACCTGCCTTCTTAAAGAATAAAATCAAgtagagtccccccccccccgaattttcaCCTTTCAAACTGATATCGTCTGCGTAATATCGTCCAAAAATACGGTAATAATTATAACGATATAGTTTACTGGAATTCCTTCGTCCTgtataccgtttttttttttgcgaatatgCTTGAATATTATAAGGCGCACTGCACTACATGAATGACAGTTATATACAGTGTTACACCTATCATTTATGCtttgcatgttttctttttctcccacTCGCTCCGCCTgtgcgtttcattttttttctgctccatTTACCCCTTCGAAAGTGCAGGGTAGCAAGCTCAGTAATTGTTTTCTCTTTAAGCGTTTCGCAGCTCATCCCTCTCTCTCTGAGCAATTTTATTTTGGTAGTGTATCTCATCCGATGATGATCCTGTTTGTGCTAACATAGAATCACGAACAGTGAATGCGGTATCATTGCCCACATGTAATATTATCGCTACGGCCAGCCCGTCTTGCCACCAGATGCCTAACGGGAGACATGACAAAACAGGGTCATGTCTTCATGTCATGTCATCAAGCTAAATATGTTCCGCAAGTCTTAATTCTTAGTTGCACTAGCGGtattaaaattttatttattgtCGTGTCCGTAGGGTGTTCTGAAATGAACAGAAGTTAACCCTTTACCGCATGGTGTATCATACATGACACACATAGCTGGGCGGCTGATCGCGAGGGCGCGACATGGCATCCGGGCCGTGGCGGCCGATTTGGGtgaggtgaaatgaaaaaaaaaagaaacagaaaccaAAACGAGAAACAAGAACGCCACTGGGTCcatgttaaaaaaccccaggtggctAAAATTAATCTGGATTCCCCCACCATGGCATACCTCTTATTCAATGGTGGTGTTGGAACGTAAAATCTCAGAATTCTTTAATGATACGCATAGAATGACTGCGTCTAGCTTAATAAAATCAACACAATGTAAGACAAAACATTTTTATACGGAATCTGTGCTATCTGTAGCACTGAAATATATAAAGTCTGTAATTCTGGAAATAATGTCTGAGATATATTTCTCTCGAAATATGTATGGTGGTAGTTCATCACACAGTCTGCGAGAATTTCATATACAAACAGCTTATTTTCATAATTCGCACACCTTACAGTAGCGAAAAAAAGAATTGTGGGcgttctttgtaaatatactgcCATGTTCTGAACAAAAAAGGATGTACTGGCGGTTCTATGAGGAAAAAATTATTGCTGTATCTTATTATTTATTACAGCATGCACTCATTGTTTGTTCTGTGGATGAGGAGTGATTTGTTTCGTGGCGAGAAAAACAATGTTGGTGGAAAAATATGTTTGTATAGGTTGTATTGTTGATTACACCAATTATTCTGTCATGAATTTTACTGTGTCATGAACCCGTTATCGTCATTTATTATATGCAAGAAACTTAAAAATACAACTGTTTTACAATGGACGTAATATTGAGCCAACAGCCTTCTATGACAAAAAAATGCCAACAGAAATGCGTGAGAAGACATAAAAAACCGACAAAGCAGATATTCTTTCTGCTTGCGCTAAGCTCTTAAAGCATATGCAAAGCTAAAATCAGGAAGAAAAGTAAGCGCATTAAGGTATCCGTCTTGAATATAGCCGGTATATTTTAGTCAATCAAGTTTGACGTCATGAGttataaaaatataataaactttgctGAAAGTAATACTTTTCATTTTTTACTCCATAGTTTAAAGCTTGTAATGCTTGTGATATTGTCTCCGGTTTTTTTACCTGTGCAAACGTTTTCCTTTCTGGTTTCAAAATATCCTGTTAACTGCAAGGTGTAATATAAATGATACGCGGCAACTTTCGGTCATAAAAAATTAAGTGCTTGGGCATTTCTTGAATGAACAAACCTTTGATCATATTTTTTAAAACAAACCTGATGCATTATTAGTTAACGAATGCATAGTTTGAGGATGATAGGTTGTGCGATAATATATTTTCTCATTAGGAAATTTGAATTGAGGTGACGCAAGCAGCTAGTATGCCCAAGAACACAAACCCTGCTTGATGTTTGCTGCAACCAATGCGGGCTTGCGTACACTAGTTTCTTGCATCTCCTAATTTAGGGC harbors:
- the LOC119462781 gene encoding uncharacterized protein LOC119462781, coding for MNCHVCFFAIIAIFTVRLWSPTAAYSGESSVEVVDGKCVFQNRTLSHHENIQFETPCQAWFCDTEAHKVYIGGCTPNAPLEGCTEIRGNGTYPDCCPRLVCDGPGFGTE